In the Colletotrichum higginsianum IMI 349063 chromosome 7 map unlocalized unitig_7, whole genome shotgun sequence genome, one interval contains:
- a CDS encoding C2 domain-containing protein has product MNIDEHKLPTGGQHYSARNKIPNIHEFVAQLDKEKRERDAAIEAEDKQHNKIERHAQKQPSDESKDHIPSKKERKKTKTVRDPVTGKDVEIEDPKDDFEDVVENPQISIPNQNLGKEATISTSSKQSGEEYRHAQDVTAPPDPVEPGSTSDVPIHSEKTNVTFFKTPSVSYEPMFEHLERRANLLCAGIFFSIVIVGKFFGGALYGLVPLGFCVASGVFLWVKDLITQGRNTEWSSEQERGETATVNLVPESVEWMNTALGIMWNLINPEMFAGVADTLEDVMVASVPGVIENVRVADISQGSNPLRILSLRALPDHHVKDIKDEAHKQNQKNTDPNELAAMEQAGSFYNLEASVAYHAKPSGADVSSKARNMGMQLIFYLGVRGLFGVPLPIWVELQGLVATARIRLQLTPEPPFLKTLTFTLMGIPKVQAGCTPMIEKGVNILNLPLISNFVNWAIGTAASMYVAPKSMTLDLSKMLQGDDIKKETLALGLLFIRIHKAVGLSKQDRRGSEGGGSDPYITVA; this is encoded by the exons ATGAACATCGACGAGCATAAGCTGCCGACCGGCGGCCAGCACTACAGCGCCCGGAACAAGATCCCCAACATCCACGAGttcgtcgcccagctcgacaaGGAAAAGCGGGAACGCGatgccgccatcgaggccgaggacaaACAACACAACAAGATCGAGAGGCATGCCCAGAAGCAACCTAGTGACGAGTCCAAGGACCACATCCCCTCAAAGAAGGAGcgcaagaagaccaagacgGTGCGGGATCCTGTGACCGGCAAAGACGTCGAGATCGAAGACCCCAAGGACGACTTTGAAGATGTCGTCGAGAACCCTCAG ATCTCTATTCCCAACCAGAACTTGGGTAAGGAGGCCACCATTTCAACGTCCTCGAAGCAGTCCGGCGAGGAGTATCGACATGCGCAAGATGTCACGGCACCACCCGACCCAGTCGAGCCCGGTAGCACCTCCGATGTGCCCATCCACAGCGAAAAGACAAACGTCACCTTTTTCAAAACCCCCAGCGTCAGCTACGAGCCCATGTTCGAACACCTCGAACGCCGCGCCAATCTCTTGTGCGCCGGTATCTTTTTCAGCATTGTCATTGTCGGCAAGTTTTTCGGCGGTGCCCTCTATGGCTTGGTACCGCTTGGTTTCTGCGTTGCATCCGGTGTCTTCCTCTGGGTCAAAGATCTCATCACACAGGGCCGAAACACGGAATGGTCTAGTGAACAGGAACGCGGTGAGACAGCCACTGTCAACCTGGTTCCCGAGTCTGTCGAG TGGATGAATACTGCACTCGGAATTATGTGGAATCTGATCAACCCTGAGATGTTTGCCGGTGTTGCTGACACTCTCGAGGACGTCATGGTAGCCTCGGTTCCCGGCGTCATCGAGAACGTTCGTGTCGCCGACATCTCTCAGGGCAGCAATCCTCTTCGCATTCTCAGCTTGCGCGCCCTCCCCGATCATCATGTAAAGGACATCAAGGACGAGGCTCACAAGCAGAACCAGAAGAACACTGACCCTAACGAGTTGGCGGCCATGGAGCAGGCTGGTTCCTTCTACAACCTGGAGGCCTCGGTCGCCTACCATGCAAAGCCCTCCGGTGCTGATGTCTCGTCCAAGGCCCGCAATATGGGAATGCAACTCATCTTCTATCTTGGTGTCAGGGGCCTCTTCGGAGTTCCCCTTCCAATCT GGGTTGAACTTCAGGGTCTCGTTGCCACGGCCAGAATCAGACTTCAGCTCACTCCCGAGCCTCCTTTCCTCAAGACTCTCACCTTTACGCTGATGGGCATTCCCAAGGTGCAAGCTGGTTGCACTCCAATGATAGAAAAGGGTGTCAATATTCTTAACTTGCCCCTTATCTCCAACTTCGTGAACTGGGCCATCGGTACTGCAGCTTCCATG TACGTTGCCCCTAAGAGTATGACCTTGGACTTGAGCAAGATGCTCCAGGGCGACGACATCAAGAAGGAGACACTTGCCCTCGGACTTCTCTTCATCCGCATCCACAAGGCCGTTGGCCTCAGCAAGCAGGATCGCCGTGGCAGCGAAGGTGGTGGCTCTGACCCTTACATCACCGTCGCCTGA